In the genome of Natronomonas salina, the window ATGAGCGTGAAGCCGGCGAGGCGGTGGACCGCGAGCACCCCGCGGGTGCCGCCCATCAGCGAGACGAGCCACCACAGCTCGTCGTGGAAGGCCACCGAGTAACCGGTGAAGAACAGCATGAACACCGTCAGCGCCAGCAGCGAGTGGAACAGCGTCGTCGCCCGCGAGAACTTCCCGTGGTCGAGGTTCGTCACCCGCCGCCACCTCCGTCGTCCTCGCCGGTCGGCGAGGCGTCGCCGGTTCCGGTCGGGCCGTCGGCTCCCGATACGTCGGGGCTTCCGCCGTCGGTCGCTGGCGTACGGCGGTCGCGGGGGCGTCCGCCGGGCGGCTGCATCCGCGCGGCCAGCCGCCGGAACGCCGCCCAGTGGACGAACACCATCAGGAGGATGAAGATGCCCATCACGACGTCGGCGAGGTGGACCAGCGTTATCAGCAGGTCGAGCCAGAAGTCGGCGTTGCCGGCCGCCCAGCCGGCGCCGACGCCGCCGCCCGCGTCCGTCGGGTGGATGCGCAACAGCCCCTCGAAGGCGGGGTCCAGCCACGTCACGAGGAGGATGGAGCCGACGGCCAGCGCGAACCCGAACAGCAGGCTGACCGCGAGTGCGATGCCGTCGGAGAGGCCACCGCCGTCGTCGGTCCGCCGCTCGGGGTCTCGGTCGTGGTCGTCCGCCGGGCCGGCGTCGGCGTCGCCAGGGCTCCCGTCGCCGCCGTCGGGGTCCTCGGGCGGGGCGGCGCTGTGGGTGCTCTCCTCCGTCGAGCCGCCGTCCGCGACCGTCGCGTCCCCGCCGTCTGCGGGTGAGTCTCGCCCCGTCATCGTCACTGGAAGTGGCGGGCCTCCTCGCCGAAGATTATCTCGAGGGCCTCGTCGTTGAAGAACGAGCCCGTGTCCCGACTCGCGAGTTCGTCGGCGATGTCGCCGGTGGAGCCGACGAGGATGGCGTCCGTCGCGCACTCCTCGGCGCAGGCCGGCCCCTTGTCGGCGAGCTGGCGCTCGTGACAGCCGGTGCACTTGTCCATGATGCCGCCGGTCCCGGCGACGGCGGCCTTCCCGTCGTCGCCGTCCGGGAACTGCGGGGCGCCGAACGGACAGCCCGACAGGCAGTACTGGCAGCCGACACAGAGGTCGTCGTGGACCCGTACGAACCGGTCCTCTTCCTTCTGGAGGGCGTCGGTCGGACAGACCGACACGCAGGGGGCGTTGTCGCAGTGGTAGCACTGCATCGGGATGTGGGTCTCCCCGGGCGCCTCGTCGCCCTGGAGGTTCTGGACCTTCGCCTCGTTGTCGCCCTGCGGGCCGGACTGGCCCTCCATCATGGTCATGATGTCGATGCGCTGGTCGTCCCGGGGGACGTCCCAGGTGCGCTTGCAGGCGACCACGCAGCCGCCGCAGTCGATGCAGGCCTCGACGTCGGGGAAGATCCGCGTCCCCTCGCCGGTGCCCATCACGCCCTCGCTCATCACGTTCGCGTCGGTGGTGTGTTCTGACATCGGTGGGTCTCCGTCAGTGGCTCTCCATCATGTCCCAGTCCCGCACGTCGTAGCGTTTCTGCGTCCCGAGTCCGTTGTCGTCCTGGGGGTAGTCGATGAACTCCATGTTCAGTTCCTCGAGCAGCGACTCGGTGGCCTTCTGGAGGTAGACGACGCCGGACTTCGTCTCCTGCATCTGGGTCTCGGCGTCGAACCCGCTCGGGGTGACGACGTTGACGCTGTCGCCGATGGCCAGCGGCTCCAGGCCGTCGGGCCAGTCGTCGGTCCGGTCCTGGCCCTTGAAGACGCCGCCCCAGTGGTACGGCAGGAAGATCTCCTCGGGGGACGTCCGCTCGGTCACGTTCGCCTTCACGAGGATCGAGCCCTTGTCCGCCGACGTGACGACGACGTGGTCCTCGCCGCCCCGAACGTCGAGGGCCTCGGCGACCTCCGGGTTGATCTCGGCGTACATGTGCGGCTGGCGGTCGGCGGTGTACTCGTTGTTCCGCGTCTCGGCGCCGCCGCCCTGGTGTTCGACCTGCCGGCCGGACGTCAGGATGACCGTCCGGCCCTCCTGGTCGGTGTCGCCGCCGAGTTCCGTGTGGACGGCGCGGGTCGCCTCCTCCTGGACGGCGGCGTTGTTCTGGTCGAGCCGCCAGGTGTTCTGCTGCTGGCCGTTGGCCGGCCACTCCTCGACGAGGTCGGGCCGCGGGCTCTCGATGGGCTCGCGGTGGACGGGGACCGTATCGAGGAAGCTCCAGACGACCGCCCGGGCCTTCCCCCGACCCGTCGGCGGGTCCGGCTGGGGGTAGTCGTACTGCTCGTAGTCCGCCGGGTCGACGTCGACCTCGTCGCCGTACTGCTCGTCGACGGCCACCGCGGCGTCGTACACCGAGACGTCCTCCTGGAGCGCGGACCGGACGGGCAGCGTCTGGGCGGACGGGTCGGTGAGGTCGTCGGGGAGCAGCGTCGAGTACGCCGGGTACGACGGGACGCCCCGGACGAGCTGGTCGTCCCACCAGGGCGCCTCGAACTCGTCGGCGATCAGGTCCAGACCCGCCTCGCCCTCCTGCTCGTAGGTCTCCTGCATCGGGTACGGCTTGTCGACGTCCATCTCCGCCCACTCCTCCGGCGTCGGCGCCTGCTCGCCCCAGTTCTCCCGGAAGTCGTGGCCGCCCTCCCGGGGGTCGGCCTCCTTGGTCCAGATGATGGGCGAGCCGGGGTGGTCCTCGCCCCAGTAGGGCCACGGCAGCATCCAGTAGTCGCCGTCGACGGGAGTCCCCGGCGCGTCCGCCTGGAGGGTGTCCGTGCTGAACAGGTAGTCGTACTCCAGGTGCTCCTGGAGCCGCTCCGGGGTGTGCTGGTAGCCGATCGAGCGCGTGCCGAGGGCGATCTCCCGCAGGACGTCCTCGTAGGAGGAGCGGTCGTTGTGGATGCCCTCGCCGCTCCCCCAGTCGAAGTGCTCGCCGAAGCCCAGGTGGTGGGCCAGCTCCTGGAAGATGCGGAGGTCCGGCCGGGAGTTGTGCGCCGGCGTGGCGGCCCGCTCGGACCACTGCACCGAGCGGTGGGAGTTCGTCACCGACCGGACGTGCTCGTACTGGCTGGAGGCCGGCAGCAGGATGACGTTCGCGTCGTCGGGCAGGGTCCCCGCGACCGCCGGGAAGACGTCGACGACGACCAGGAGGTCCAGCGCCTCCATCGCCCGCTTCATCTTCTCCATCTCGCTGATGGAGTTCGCCGAGTGCCCCCAGAAGAAGACGAGTTTCAGGGGGTCGGGCTGGTAGAGCTCCGACTCCAGGAGGCGGTCCTCCCGCTGGAGGGCCGCCTCGTACCACCGGGCGACGGTCAGCCCCTTCTGGAACATCATCGACCGGGGGTCGGGGTCCTCGAGCGGGGCCTGCTCCTCGAGGCCCTCGGACCCCTCGCCCTGCTGGCCCTCCCCCTCCGGGGACTCCTCTCCGCCGCCGCCCTCGTCTCCGTCTTCGCCCTCGTCGGGGCTCCCCGTCTCGACCGCCGCGGGCGAGCCGAGCCCCTCCCACATCGGCTGGGGCATCATCTCGAAGCGGTCGTACAGCTCCCGGAACGAGGTGCTGCCGCTGGTCCAGGGGCTCTGGTCCCAGACGTCGGCCCAGTGCTCCCAGGAGCCCGGTGAACTCACGCTGTAGTACCCGGGCAGGATGCTGGCGTCGACGCCCATGTCCGTCGCGCCCTGGACGTTCGCGTGGCCGCGCATCACCTGGAGGCCGCCGCCCGACCGCGCGGCGCTGCCCGTCGCGAGGCTGAACAGCGCGTACGCGCGGATGTTCTGGGTGCCGTTGTTGTGCTGGGTGCCGCCCATCGCCCACTCGATCTGGATCTGCGGCGAGTGCTCGGCGATGAGGTCGCCGATGTCCCGGAGGTCTGACTCCGAGAGCCAGGTGATGTCGGCGACCGTCTCGAGGTCGTACTGGTCCAGTTCCGCGTCGACGTCCGGCCACCCCATCGTCCGCCCATCGAGGAACTCGTCGTCGAGTTCGCCCCGGTCGCGGAGGTACTTCAGCAGCCCCATCATCGTCGCGACGTCGGTCCCCGGCCGCATCCGGTAGTAGTAGTCCGCGTGCGCGGACGTCTTCGTGTACCGCGGGTCGATCGAGACGATGGTGCCGCCGCGCTTCTGGCCCTCCAGGATGTGCTGCATCGCGATCGGGTGGGACTCGGCGGGGTTCTGCCCGATGATGAGCAGCAGGTCGAAGTTCCGGTAGTCGTTGATGGTGTTGGTCATCGCGCCGAACCCCCAGGTGTTCGCCAGCCCCGTCACCGTCGGCGAGTGACAGATGCGCGCCTGGTGGTCGACGTTGTTCGTGCCCATGAACGCGCCGAACTTCCGGGAGACGTAGGCCGTCTCGTTGGCGTGGTGGGCCGACCCGAGCAGCATCGTGCTCTCGCGGCTGTACTCCTCGACGGTCTCCTCCCAGGTCTCGGCGATCTCCCGGTAGGCCTCGTCCCAGGTGATCTTCCGCCACTCACCGTCCTCCTTCTTCATCGGGTGGCGGAGCCGCTTCGGGGAGTGTTCGGTCTCCAGGATGCCGGCGCCCTTCGAGCAGAGCGCCCCGTTGTTGATGGGGTTCTCGAACCACGGCTCCTGCCCGACGAAGGCGTTGCCCTCCTTGACGGCCTTGAACCCGCAGCCGACGGCGCAGTAGTTGCAGATGACCTTCGACGTCTCGGCGGAGTCGCCGCCGGCGTCGGCCTGTCGCTCCGAGTCGCCCAGGACGTGGCCGGTGACTCCGCCACCGAAGACGACGCCGCCGGCCAGCGTGCTCGCCTTCATGAAGGAACGGCGGTCGAGGTCGATTCTCACCGGGTCCGACTCACTCATGCCGACCAGCTCCGTGGTGCGGCGACCACGCGGTTCGCATACGTCGCGAGTTCGCCCGATTTGACAAAGAAGATAGTTTCCGCCCTTTTGACATTTGTTTGTGATACCCTGGCACGACGGTGGTCCCCGCCCCCGTTCGCCGCCACCGGCCCGGGACTGCTGGAGGTAGCCGCGGCTCCCGGGTGTCGCCCACCCCCGTTCCTGTGGTCGCAGGGACAACGCTATTGGCACGTCGAGGCGTATCACGGCCCGATGAACGCTGGGAGTCCCGTCGCCTCCTGTGTCGCCACCCGCGAAACCGCTCGCCGAGCGCACCCCCTCTACGACCGGGAGGACCCATGACGCTGGACCAGCAGGCCCTCTACGACGCTCGGCTCGAACTCGTCGACTTCCTCGTCGCGGCGTTCGCCGACGTCCCCGACGCCGAGTTCGTCGCCGGGCTCCTCGACGGCGACGTACAGCTGCCCGACGGCGAGGTGAACGAGCCGCTGGACCGGGGGTTCGACGGCGTGGAGACGTTCCTGGCCGAGGCCCGGACCCGGGACCCCGAGGCGGTCCAGGAGGAACTCGAGCGGGAGTTCACCAGGCTGTTCGTGGGACCGCGACCCCGCATCCTCGCCCACGAGACCTACTACCTCGACGACAGCGACTTCCGGGGGGCCGGCCTCGCGGAGGTCGAGGCCAGCTACGGCGCCGCCGGGTGGACGCCCCCGGAGGACTACCCCGAGGAGAACGACTACGTCGCCGTCGAGTTGGCCTTCCTCCGGCACCTCGTCGGCGAGCAGCGGGCCGGCCGGGAGGAGGCCTTCGGGTTCCAGCGCGTCTTCCACGAGGAGCACCTCTCGGCGTGGATCGACGACTTCGCGGCCGACGTCCGCGAGGAGACCGACGAGGCGTTCTACGAGGCGGTCGCGTGGCTCCTGGAGGGGTACGTCGCCTTCGAGGAGGAGGTCGCCACGCAGATGGCCTGACCGGCGCCGGGCCGGTTCGCCGCCTCAGTCGTCGTCGACGAACCCCTCGAGGACCTCGTCGTCGAAGTCGATCTCGCCGTCGACCTCCGCGTCGTTGATCTCGTGGGGGCCGCGGTGGTCCCAGACCTCCCGCTCCCGCTTGCTGTCCAGCCCGGGCGACGGTCGCCAGTCGGAGTCGTGCACGGTCGTGTGTTCGGTTGACACGACCAAAGGTCTGGCGGCGGACGCCGCCGCGGCGCCGGAGCGTCGACCGGTCCGGTCGGCGGGAGGGTCGCCGTCCGCGAACGAGAGCCTCACGGCGAGATGCCGTCGCCCGCGAAGGCGAGCGTCCAGCGGGTCCGCGCCTCGCAGGCGGCGCAGGGGCGGTAGGTCGTCTCCCCCGCGGCGCCGCCGAGGCGGTCGATCCGGCCGCAGCCGTCGCACTCGTAGTACGTCATTCCGGCGGCCACTCCTCCGGCGCCGGTCCGGTCTCGCCGAGTTCGCCCAGGACCGCGATGGCGAGTATCAGGAACGTGGCGAGGACGGCGAGGCCGACGATGCCGCCGACGCCGTGGCGGCCGACCCAGTCGCCGTACTCCGGAAACTTCGCGCCGGCCGCCACGCCCAGCGCGACCAGCGCGGTCCACCCGACGACGAACAGCAGGCCGAACGTCACGACCGGGTTCTGCCGGATCGCGTCACGCGTTCCCATGGTATCCCGTTCGGACGCCACGGTCAAAATTCCCCGGGCCGGCGACGCGGTTGCGTCGCCTACAGCACCGCGCCGACGTACAGCGTCACGACGAGGAAGATCCAGACGACGTCGACGAAGTGCCAGTACATCGAGACGGTCGCGACGCCGACGTGGCGCTCGGCGGTGAACTGGCCGGAGAGCGCGCGGGCGAGGACGATCCCCAACAGTAGCACGCCCAGGGCGACGTGGAGGCCGTGGAGGCCCGTCAGCGCGAAGAAGGCGCTGCCGAAGACGCTGTTGAACGACGTCCCCTCCACGACGAGCAGTTCGTAGTACTCCAGGAGCTGTCCGCCGACGAAGACGACCCCGAGCAGGACGGTCACGCCGAGGAGGGCGAGGAAGCGGCGGCGGTGGTCCTCGCGGATCGCCTCGTGGGCGAAGTGCAGCGTCACGCTGCTGAGGACCAGCAGGGCGGTGTTCACGAGCACGAGCGAGGACAGCAGGTGCGGGAGCTCGCCGGGCGGCCACGAGCCGGTCCGGACGAAGAAGTAGTAGACGAAGCCGGCGCTGAACGTCATGACGTCGGTGACGAGGAACAGGACCATCCCCCAGCGGAGGTCGAGGCCCTCGCCCTCGGACGGCTGGTTCCAGTAGTGGCCGACGAAGCCGTGGTAGGTCCAGCCGTAGAGGCCGGCGAGGAAGACGCCGACGCCGCCGGCGATCACCACCGGCGGGAGTGGGCCGACGAAGAGCGATTCGGCGCCGCGGGAGATCATCACCAGGGCGACGCCGAGGTAGAGGCCCGCGGCGCCGACGGCGGTGACGACGGGCCACCAGGTCGCCTCGCCGAACCCGCGGGGCCAGTCCTCGGGGGTCGGTCCCCCGTGGTGCTGTTCGCCTCCCTCGCTCGTCTCGCCAGCGGAGCCCATAGGTGGCGGTTCGACCCCCTGTCGCAAAAAGCCCGCCCCGAGTGACAAATATCGACGCGTGGGTCGCCTCCGACCCCGATCCGTCCCGGACCGACGCCGGCGAGTGCCCGACAGTTATTACTCGGCCGGCCGTACCGCCGGCAATGAGCGAGAACGACGGTGCGGTCGCGAACTCGCCGACGGAGCGCGACGCCGACCTCGACGCCCGGCTGGACATCACCCCGCGAGTCGTGCTGGTGTCGTTCCTCGGCGGGGCCGCGGGGCTGCTGGCGATGGTGCCGGTGCTGTTCGCGCTGCCGGCGCTGCTCGGGCTGTTCCGGGCCGAGCCGCTCGTCGAGGTCGCTGAACTCGGGCGCGTCCTCGGCGTCGAGCCGAGCCTCGCGCTCGGCGCGGTGGTCTTCGCCCTCGGCGGCGTCGTCGCGCTGCCGCTGCTGTTCGTCGTCGCCGCCGCCTTCCTCCCGCCGCGGGAGCCGCGGTACGCCCGCGGCATCACCTTCGCGACGATCATGTGGACCGGGTTCGTCATCGCCTTCTGGCCCGGCGAGTACGCCGGCGTCATCTTCCTTGGCGTCTCGCTGGCCGCCCACTGGGCCTACGGCTACGTGCTCGGACGGGTGACAGACCACTTCGCGCACATCTCCCAGCACACGATCTGAGGGGCGCGTCGCCGCGAGCCGCGAGAACTGAGCGCCGCTCCGTCCCGATCCCTCAATCGGAGGTCGCCGACCCGTCGGTCCCGCGGGAGAGCTCCGCCTGCCGGTCCTCGAGTTGCTCCTCGAACCACTGCCACTCGCGGGTGAACTGGCCGGTCTCCTTGAGGTTCCAGACGTCGGCGTCCTCGACGACGGGGCCGACGCGGGCCGACTGGACCATGTTCACCAGCCAGAGGACGACGCTGAGCGCGAGGACGAACGCGCCCAGCGAGGCGGCCTGGTTGAGCGTGGTGAACTCCGCGGGGTAGACGCCGTAGCGGCGCGGCATGCCCAGGTACCCGAGGATCAAAAGCGGGACGAACGTGAAGACGGTCCCGACGGCCAGCAGGAGCGCCTGGGCCTTCGCCAGCCGGCGGTTGAACATCCGGCCGGTGATGATCGGGAACCAGTAGTAGCTCGCCGCGACCATCGACAGCGGGATGACGCCGACGACGATGAGGTGGAAGTGGCCGACGACGTAGTGGGTGTCGTGGAGGACGAAGTCCACCGGGACGGCCGCGAGGAAGACGCCGGTGATGCCGCCGATGACGAAGGTGCTCATGATCCCGAGGATGCAGAGCAGCGGCGCCGTGAGCCGCAACCGCCCGTTCCACATCGTCGCGATCCAGTTGAACTCCTTGATGGCGCTGGGGATGGCGATGGCCAGCGAGATGGCCATGAAGCTCGCGCGCATCCGGGGGTCCATCCCCGTCGTGAACATGTGGTGGGCCCAGACGCCGAAGGAGAGGACGCCGATGGCGATCGTCGAGTAGACGATGAAGCGGAAGCCGAACAGCCGCCGGCCGACCAGCTTCGGGAGCATGAAGCTCGTCAGCCCGAACGCCGGCAGCACGAGGATGTACACCTCGGGGTGGCCGAAGAACCAGAAGAGGTGCTGCCAGAGGATGGGGCCGCCGCCCTCCACGGCGAAGAACGTCGTCCCGAAGTTCCGGTCGAGCAACAGCAGGACGAGCGCGCTGCCGAGCAGCGGGAACGCGAAGATGACGAGCCCGCTCATCACGAGGATGTTCCACGAGAAGATGTCGAGCTTGTTCCAGCCGATGTCGTCCGCCCGCTCGGTGAAGATGGTGACGATGAAGTTCAGCGCCGCCATCGTGGTCGCGATGCCGCTGAGGTGGAGGCCGAGCAGCGCGACGTCGATCTGCTGGTTCGCCGTCGCCGTCGACAGCGGCGTGTACATCGTCCAGCCAACGCCGACCGGCTCGAGGGCCAGCAGCGCGCCCACGGGCACCGGGAGCACCGCCAGCACTTTGCCGGCGACCTCGGTGATGAGCCCGCCGCGGACCAGCAGGAGCGACGGCGGGAGCAGCCAGAACGCGATGGCGTTGACCCGCGGGAACGCGAGGTCGTCGGCGCCCAGCAGCATCGGGAGCACGTAGTTGGCGATGCCGGTGAAGACGGGCGTCACGAAGAAGAACAGCATCGTGAACCCGTGGGTCGTGAACACCGCGTTGTACGTCTCGAGCCCCCAGATCGCCGTCTCCGGGACGATCAGCTCGGTCCGGATCATCATCGCGTCGGTCGCACCCCACAGCGCGGCCCCCGTCCCGAACAGGATGTACAGCAGGCCGATGTCCTTGTGGTCGACGGTCGTCAGCCAGCGCGTGAGGCCGGTGGGCTTGCCGTGGGTGGTCAGTCCCGCGCGGGCGGGGACGTACCCGCCGTCGGAGACCGACTCCGCCGGGGCGTCGCCGCGCAGTCGGAAGAACGCTACCAGGAGGAGCAGTACGGCCGCAGAGATCGCGATTCCGGGGATTGTCTCGAACATCGTGTTAGGGGCGGGTCGCCGCGATTCCGGCGGCGTCTCGTTCCGTCGTCGGTCGGCGGGCGGTCCTCGAGCGGCGCGGGGCGACGGCCGTCATCTGTACCCCCGCTGGCGCAGCTGGTCGAACAGCCGTCCGTACACCGCGCCGAGGGTGAAGCCGTAGGCCACGTGGGCGAACAGCGTGTACGCGACGTAGAAGATCAGCAGCGGGCCGGCGATGTCGCCACGGCCGAGGATCACGAAGGGGACCCAGAGGACGGCCGCGAACACGACGCCGCGGGCCGCGGGGTCCGGCCCCCGGGGGAGGTACGGCTCCAGGGCGATGAACAGCAGCGGCCAGGCGACGATGCCGGCGCCGACGAACAGCGCGAACCCGGTCGCCGGGTCCTCGGGCGTCCCCACGAACAGGGCGATGACGTAGAAGACGTCCATCGCCGAGCGGGTCTCGACCTCCAGCAGGAGCAGCATCAGCGTCATGACGGCGGTCCCGGCGATGCCGCCGGCGACGGCGCTGGAGATCCGGTTCACGCGTCACCACCCGCCGTCGGTTCGGCGGTCGCCGTCGCGTTCGTGGCGTTCGAGTCGCCGGTCGGCGTCCCGTCGGTCGAGTTCGAGCCGGACGGTGCCGTGTCACCGGACGCCGTCCCGTTGGCCGTCGCGTTCGAGCCGCCCTGCTCGAGCCACGCCTCGTACTCCTGCTGCTCGACGACGCGGACCGTCGACAGCATCTCGGCGTGGCCGGTGCCACACAGCTCCGCGCAGTACATGCGGTACTCGCCGGTCCCGGTCGTCTGCGTCCGGATCAGCTGGTACTGGTCGGGGAAGGCGTCCTGTTTCAGTCCGAGCTCCGGGACGTGGACGGAGTGGATCACGTCCTCCGAGGTCACGTACAAGTAGACGGTCCGGTTGGCCGGGATGACCAGTTCCTCGCTGGTCGTCACGTTGGCGTCCGGGTAGTCGAACGTGTACGCCCACTGTTCGGTGGTGACCTGGACCTCGACGGCGTCGTCGGGGGCCTCCCCGGGCTGGTAGTCGCCGTGGGCGGTCTCCGGGGTCGACGTCACCATCGGGTGGGCGAGCACGTGGAACGACGCCGTCCCGACGAACAGCAGGACGAGCGCGGTCGCGATCGTCCAGGTGATCTCCAGCTGGCGGTTCTCGCGGGTCGGCGACGGCTCGTCGTTGTCGTGGAACCGCCAGACCGTGTACAGGAGGATGACCTCGACGAGGACGGCGATGGGGACGGCCATGTAGAGCAGCTGCCGGTTGAGCCGGCTGATGAGCTGCTCGGTGACTGAGCTCGCAGCAACGACCGACGGACCGGTCGCCAGCGCGAACAGCGCTAACAGCGCGGTCACGACGGAGGCGCGGCGCACGCTCCTCATTCTCGTTCAGCTACACCGACACGTTCCATAAGCGTTTGCAATCCGCTCGAAATCGACGGGACCGGGCGCCTCCGGCC includes:
- a CDS encoding 4Fe-4S dicluster domain-containing protein; its protein translation is MSEGVMGTGEGTRIFPDVEACIDCGGCVVACKRTWDVPRDDQRIDIMTMMEGQSGPQGDNEAKVQNLQGDEAPGETHIPMQCYHCDNAPCVSVCPTDALQKEEDRFVRVHDDLCVGCQYCLSGCPFGAPQFPDGDDGKAAVAGTGGIMDKCTGCHERQLADKGPACAEECATDAILVGSTGDIADELASRDTGSFFNDEALEIIFGEEARHFQ
- a CDS encoding molybdopterin-dependent oxidoreductase, with protein sequence MSESDPVRIDLDRRSFMKASTLAGGVVFGGGVTGHVLGDSERQADAGGDSAETSKVICNYCAVGCGFKAVKEGNAFVGQEPWFENPINNGALCSKGAGILETEHSPKRLRHPMKKEDGEWRKITWDEAYREIAETWEETVEEYSRESTMLLGSAHHANETAYVSRKFGAFMGTNNVDHQARICHSPTVTGLANTWGFGAMTNTINDYRNFDLLLIIGQNPAESHPIAMQHILEGQKRGGTIVSIDPRYTKTSAHADYYYRMRPGTDVATMMGLLKYLRDRGELDDEFLDGRTMGWPDVDAELDQYDLETVADITWLSESDLRDIGDLIAEHSPQIQIEWAMGGTQHNNGTQNIRAYALFSLATGSAARSGGGLQVMRGHANVQGATDMGVDASILPGYYSVSSPGSWEHWADVWDQSPWTSGSTSFRELYDRFEMMPQPMWEGLGSPAAVETGSPDEGEDGDEGGGGEESPEGEGQQGEGSEGLEEQAPLEDPDPRSMMFQKGLTVARWYEAALQREDRLLESELYQPDPLKLVFFWGHSANSISEMEKMKRAMEALDLLVVVDVFPAVAGTLPDDANVILLPASSQYEHVRSVTNSHRSVQWSERAATPAHNSRPDLRIFQELAHHLGFGEHFDWGSGEGIHNDRSSYEDVLREIALGTRSIGYQHTPERLQEHLEYDYLFSTDTLQADAPGTPVDGDYWMLPWPYWGEDHPGSPIIWTKEADPREGGHDFRENWGEQAPTPEEWAEMDVDKPYPMQETYEQEGEAGLDLIADEFEAPWWDDQLVRGVPSYPAYSTLLPDDLTDPSAQTLPVRSALQEDVSVYDAAVAVDEQYGDEVDVDPADYEQYDYPQPDPPTGRGKARAVVWSFLDTVPVHREPIESPRPDLVEEWPANGQQQNTWRLDQNNAAVQEEATRAVHTELGGDTDQEGRTVILTSGRQVEHQGGGAETRNNEYTADRQPHMYAEINPEVAEALDVRGGEDHVVVTSADKGSILVKANVTERTSPEEIFLPYHWGGVFKGQDRTDDWPDGLEPLAIGDSVNVVTPSGFDAETQMQETKSGVVYLQKATESLLEELNMEFIDYPQDDNGLGTQKRYDVRDWDMMESH
- a CDS encoding TorD/DmsD family molecular chaperone, whose amino-acid sequence is MTLDQQALYDARLELVDFLVAAFADVPDAEFVAGLLDGDVQLPDGEVNEPLDRGFDGVETFLAEARTRDPEAVQEELEREFTRLFVGPRPRILAHETYYLDDSDFRGAGLAEVEASYGAAGWTPPEDYPEENDYVAVELAFLRHLVGEQRAGREEAFGFQRVFHEEHLSAWIDDFAADVREETDEAFYEAVAWLLEGYVAFEEEVATQMA
- a CDS encoding cytochrome c oxidase subunit 3; this encodes MGSAGETSEGGEQHHGGPTPEDWPRGFGEATWWPVVTAVGAAGLYLGVALVMISRGAESLFVGPLPPVVIAGGVGVFLAGLYGWTYHGFVGHYWNQPSEGEGLDLRWGMVLFLVTDVMTFSAGFVYYFFVRTGSWPPGELPHLLSSLVLVNTALLVLSSVTLHFAHEAIREDHRRRFLALLGVTVLLGVVFVGGQLLEYYELLVVEGTSFNSVFGSAFFALTGLHGLHVALGVLLLGIVLARALSGQFTAERHVGVATVSMYWHFVDVVWIFLVVTLYVGAVL
- a CDS encoding DUF6789 family protein; the protein is MSENDGAVANSPTERDADLDARLDITPRVVLVSFLGGAAGLLAMVPVLFALPALLGLFRAEPLVEVAELGRVLGVEPSLALGAVVFALGGVVALPLLFVVAAAFLPPREPRYARGITFATIMWTGFVIAFWPGEYAGVIFLGVSLAAHWAYGYVLGRVTDHFAHISQHTI
- a CDS encoding cbb3-type cytochrome c oxidase subunit I, whose protein sequence is MFETIPGIAISAAVLLLLVAFFRLRGDAPAESVSDGGYVPARAGLTTHGKPTGLTRWLTTVDHKDIGLLYILFGTGAALWGATDAMMIRTELIVPETAIWGLETYNAVFTTHGFTMLFFFVTPVFTGIANYVLPMLLGADDLAFPRVNAIAFWLLPPSLLLVRGGLITEVAGKVLAVLPVPVGALLALEPVGVGWTMYTPLSTATANQQIDVALLGLHLSGIATTMAALNFIVTIFTERADDIGWNKLDIFSWNILVMSGLVIFAFPLLGSALVLLLLDRNFGTTFFAVEGGGPILWQHLFWFFGHPEVYILVLPAFGLTSFMLPKLVGRRLFGFRFIVYSTIAIGVLSFGVWAHHMFTTGMDPRMRASFMAISLAIAIPSAIKEFNWIATMWNGRLRLTAPLLCILGIMSTFVIGGITGVFLAAVPVDFVLHDTHYVVGHFHLIVVGVIPLSMVAASYYWFPIITGRMFNRRLAKAQALLLAVGTVFTFVPLLILGYLGMPRRYGVYPAEFTTLNQAASLGAFVLALSVVLWLVNMVQSARVGPVVEDADVWNLKETGQFTREWQWFEEQLEDRQAELSRGTDGSATSD
- a CDS encoding DUF6789 family protein yields the protein MNRISSAVAGGIAGTAVMTLMLLLLEVETRSAMDVFYVIALFVGTPEDPATGFALFVGAGIVAWPLLFIALEPYLPRGPDPAARGVVFAAVLWVPFVILGRGDIAGPLLIFYVAYTLFAHVAYGFTLGAVYGRLFDQLRQRGYR
- the coxB gene encoding cytochrome c oxidase subunit II, which gives rise to MRSVRRASVVTALLALFALATGPSVVAASSVTEQLISRLNRQLLYMAVPIAVLVEVILLYTVWRFHDNDEPSPTRENRQLEITWTIATALVLLFVGTASFHVLAHPMVTSTPETAHGDYQPGEAPDDAVEVQVTTEQWAYTFDYPDANVTTSEELVIPANRTVYLYVTSEDVIHSVHVPELGLKQDAFPDQYQLIRTQTTGTGEYRMYCAELCGTGHAEMLSTVRVVEQQEYEAWLEQGGSNATANGTASGDTAPSGSNSTDGTPTGDSNATNATATAEPTAGGDA